GCTTCCGTTGGGTTGGTTCCAgggcctcctccacctccctgTCCATTCCCCATGCTCCTCACCGTCTTCCTTCCTCTGTGTGGGTGCACTCtcatttctctctctcgcatacacacatacgtatacatatgtatatacatgCACTCGCCACTCACTCCTCGCGCGCCCTCTGCCCtccatgctgctgctgctgcgaacACGTGCCTTGTTCCGAACGTTCATCAGGTCGGTCTGCCGCCTGATCATTTTCTCTTCGTCATCCTCGCGCTTCATTCGCAAGCAAAGAACAAGGAAAGCACATCCGCACGTTTCGCTCATCTCGGCTTGTCACCATGGGATTTTTTGACGCTGACCTCAGCTACCCCACTGTGCGCACGGAGCGCATGAAGCAcaagcgccgtcgccttgtGCAGGGCCCGAACTCGTACTTCATGGACGTGAGCTGCCCGCGTTGCCGCCAGGTGACTGTGGTGTACAGCCACGCCACCACGTCGGTGGAGTGCAAGGGCTGCTCCAAGAAGCTCTGCCGCCCCACTGGTGGTAAGGCGCTGCTCGTGGAGGGCTGCGGGTACCGCCGCAAGCCGGACCACTAATcacgctctcctctcttcgtGGGTGTGTGTCATGCTTCGTCTGTGGTGcccgacgcacgcacgcacacgcacacacacacgcacgtaccCGCAGGGGAAGTAGGAGGTGAGAAGCGCGCCTGTGATTTCTCTTGTTTTATCTTCGCGAATGAAGAGCATCAGACAACGAAAATAAGAAAAATGGTGCGGCTTGATGGTGCATAGGGGCTCCTGTGGTGAGCAGAGGGAAGGGCAGGGGATTGGAaggcccccctcctctcctttcctcccctccttgtGTGTCTCTCATCTCTGCGCTTTCTGCCATCGTCGAGTCCGAACATGTCtctgttttttgttttgtttttcttcttttgcgTGCTGTTTTTTCGTGTCccttgcctccctccctccctccctccctccctccccactctcGGCGCATGTGTAAGTGTGCGTCGTGAGccggagaagaggaggaaggggggtTACGGATGTGAgcgcaggtgtgtgtgccagtGCAGGCGGCTGGGTGGTGTGTCTCTCATGAGGTGCACAAGCATGCACAAACGCATCGACGCAACTGACGCGAtgctctccccccccccatatCTCACAGCCCTCCTGTCGGCGTTAATGGCAGTCGTAGTGGCGTCTACCGCTAACGTCGACTGCTACACGCTGCAACACATATGTATGCACGCATATATGCACTGCACACGCATGGGATGGAAGGCATCGCACCCGcaagaaaaacaagaagcAGTAGCAAACAGAGCGCTAGTTGCTCAGCAGCGGATGGCGGGGTCCGAAGCTGCCGTCTCCTCTGTCCTAGCCGTGcgccccacacacccacccatccGCCGTCTTCCCTTTCGTCCCGCACATCCCCGAGGATGAGTAGAGGGCAAGGGGAGGTGTGGTGGAGAGGACTGTGAGGAAGAAAGAATGGGCCTCTACATGAAAATAGGGAAGCAGTCAGCAAGAGCAGCCGactcgcttttttttgttgagCGCTAtcgcccttcccttccccaACAGCGCTCCTCCGGCCTCCACGTCTGTGTCCgtccctcttcctttccaTCTGACTTCCTTACAAGCAGCACACAGATGCCGTTCGCAACCTTGCGAAGATCCGCTGCAGTAGGCTCTTGCCCCCAAGTGCGACGTATCCCTtgtctttccctctctcgctgcgcagAACCGCTTTcagccacccacccaccccccgaccccaacagcaacagcgacCGTCGATGTtcagcaccaccgctgcggatGCCTCCCTTGAGGCGGTGGACGCGGAGACGATGCACGCCTTTCGCATGCATCTGGGAGACGTGCCCAGAGGCGCGATGGCGGCAACAACGCAGGAGGCGCCGAGCACACCTGCCGGGTTAAAGGGgacctcctcgtccgcctTTCTGTCAAGCGCGTTTTCTGGTGTGACAGCCGGATACAGCAAAGAcgatgccggcgccgacgacgaaATCCCCGAGTACGCTCTCCCCGATGCGCAGTACATTGAGCGCACGATACTCCCCCTGTTGCTGCGTGGGTTGGAGGTGGTCGCGCAAGCTCGCCCGCCTGACCCACTCGCCTTCCTTGGTGCCTACATGATCTGCAACAACCCCCAGAAGCCGTCGTCTAAGAATGCTCCAGCCTCGGCAAATAGCCTTGAGAAAGCGAAGCCCACCTGTGTAAGTGCGCCGGCCGACGACTCCGCTTCTCCTGCGCTGGCAGAGGCAGTGAAGCAGGCCATGAGCCGCTTTTCCGCCTCCAAGAGCaacaccagcgccgcctcgaaGCCTACCACGGCTGCCAGGTGCGCTCCTTCCGTGGACACGAAAAAAACCTAGCAGCGCTGCAAGTCGCACGCGTGTTGTCATTGTGATCCGGCTTCCCACCGTCCGCGCTGACTAGTGATTTTTTTCGCGTGCCCGTTGCTTCTTTATGTGTTATCCACGATGTACaagagcagcgtcagcggcggaTGCTGCAGTGCAGCGAAGAAAACGGAAAACACAGAGGGGTTGACCGCCCCCACGGTGTACTGGGCATATGTATCGTCTCGCCCTGTATCGCAgagctggcgccgctgcgcctcctcccttgCTCCCGGAGATGGTATGCACGCCTCTCGCCAGGGAGGAACGGGGCCACGCTCAGTTGCAGGAGTGCATGCGCATGcttgccgcgcacgcgcgatAAGTGAAGGGGGAAAACGAGAAGACGAGCGGCGCTTTCTACACTCGCCATGCTGCATTACAGTGCCTCTGCGATCAGAGACGAGCGATTCAGCTTCCGCATCGACTCCTACTCGCACAAAGCCCCACCAACGCCCAGCACCCACCTCATTCCCTTCTCGGCCTTCCTCCCtgccttttttctctcccgGCCTACTTTTCCTTCGTTGGTTTCCGTCCATTTACCTCGGCACGTTATGTGGCGTTGCCGTCCTCCCATCGTCGTCATcatgagcagcaccgtcatCTGTGCATATCAACGGTTTCTCTGCTCTCCGCCGTCACCCCACACTCTTCCGTCTCGCTGCCACCACTCCTTTCTgccatccctctctctccacatTCGCTTGCTCACCCTTTGGCGCTCGCCGTGAGACGCATTTGCCCTCCCTGCCTttgctgtggcggtggttGTGGTGGGTGCTGCTTGCCCGTGTTTTGGACGTGTGTTcggcacctgctgctgctgcttctgctttcggcgctgcgcacaaCATCGAAGGTCACATCCGCATACAcgtgcgccccctccttcgTATTTTGGCCAACGAACTTGGAGCGTTTCAAACCGCCGCGTGCTGCTTGACTGACGCACGCACTCTCGCATACTCATGGAAACACCGGCAGTACAGGCTCTCTACCCCCTTCCGTTCTCCCTATCCGACCCCACCTTTGCTATTCCTTGGCCTTTGACCAGTTACCCACGGCACGTAATCGCTCTGGCTCTCGTTTCGCCCGCCGACAatctgcgccagcgcgaaGTTGAAAAAGTCGCCGAGACTTCTCAGCTGGAGTGTTCtgtccctcttcctcctcgtcttcacGGAGATGTCCTTCACCGATGCGCAGAGTCCCGAATACCAACGGGGCATCAACGACGCGGAGCGGCATCGCAGGGCGACAGAGGAAAACTGGATACGGCCCGCCCTCGGCCCCATCGTATGGCTCGGCGTGCCATTCTTGCTGGCATGGATGTATATGCGCCGTGTCTCGCTGGGCAGTCCGCTCGGCAGCGGAtccgccagcggcagcggcaacccTTTCATGAGCATGATGGAGCAGATGATGCCGATTAAGAAGCGGCAGTTTCGCGTCGACGTGAAAGGTACAAGGTTCTCCGACGTTGTCGGCATCCCGGAGGCGAAGGCCGAGGTGCGCCAGTACGTCGACTTCCTCACAGAGCCGAACAAGTTCACTCGGCTCGGGGCGCGACTGCCGAAGGGGTGTCTGCTGACGGGGGAGCCCGGCACAGGCAAGACACTGCTGGCCAAGGCCGTCGCCGGTGAAGCGAATGTGGCTTTCTTCAGCTGCAACGGTGCGGACTTTATTGAGCTCATAGGTGGCAGTGGCCCAAAGCGGGTGCGCGAGCTCTTCGAGGAAGCGcgggcggccgcgccggcgatCATCTTCATCGACGAAATCGACGCCATCGGCTCCCGCGCTGGCAAGCAGGGCGgctccgtcagcagcgaggagaaCCGCACCATCAACCAGCTGCTCGCTGAGTTGGATGGGCTCAGCACGAGCGCCGATCCCATTGTTGTGCTGGCGGCCACGAATTTCCAGGACAACATCgacaaggcgctgctgcgtgaggGCCGCTTCGACCGAAAAATTGCCATTGAGATGCCCGACCTCTCCGCGCGTCGCGAGCTCTTCGAGCACTATCTTAACCGCATCTGCACTGGTGACCCAAACGGCCGCACAAAGGATGAGGGCGGCAAGGAGCTGGCGCTAGACACTAGCGTGAGCAACAAGGCGCTGGCAGACCAGCTGGCGGACCTCACGCCAGGGCTGTCGCCGGCCACGGTGGCCACGGTCGTAaacgaggcggcgctgcagagcggAATAGCCGGTAAGCCGCttgtgcagctgccggaTCTGCTGGAGGCACTGGACAACACGCTTATGGGCCGCAAGCACCGCAATCGCCAGAGCGACCAATCGGCTCGCCGCACCGCGATTCACGAAGCCGGTCACGCTCTGACGGCGTGGATGCTACCGGTTGTGCAGAAAGTGCTGAAGATCAGCGTCACCCCGCGCGGGCACGCGATGGGCTACACGCAGCGCGCCGGGACTGAGTTTCACGAATATCAAACAAACGCGACGCTCTTCGCCGACATGGTGGTCATgctcggcggccgcgccgcagAGGAGGTGATGCTAGGCGACGTGTCAGCCGGTGCGATGGACGACTTACAGCGGGCCACTGACGTGGCGCTCAAGCAGATGCTGGCGTTTGGcatgagcacacacacggggtTGCTGTCGTACCACCCTGATTACACTCAAGCAGGGCGGGACTTCACGACCTTTTCCAACGAAGCCCAGTACCGCGCTGAActggaggcgcagaagcTGCTTGCAGCCGCCCACTCCACCGCCGTGGACATCGTCAAGCGTCACAAGGACAAAATGGAGATTATGGTGAAGGCGCTACTGGAGAAGAAGGAGCTGTCGACTCGCGACATTGAGGAGCTCTGGGGCCCGCGGCCAtcgacgccgacggtggAGGACATTGTGCACAAGGTCATCGAGGTGACTGGCAGCTACGCCGAGATCACCGCGACCGTTGgccctgcggcggcagcggtggcgacacCGAGCATTGCGGGAGTGTATTAATAGTGATGAGGTGAGAAGGACAGCAAATGAAGGGCTTCTTTGCTCGCCTACGTGTGCGCTTGTTCTTCTCTCGTTGGGCTGCGCTCATTGCTTGCGGGTGTTTTCCCCACACAACGCAtcaggcgcacgcgctgcaaaCACAACCTCAGGCGTCGGaggtggcgcacgcgcgtatAGCTGTTCTTTGCTTTTGTTGTTATTTTTGCCTTTACTGCTGCCTTACTTCGCTGTCATCGCAGTCGTCAGCGTCGTTGCTCGGCATGTGGCGTTTGTTTTGTTGTACGAAGCGGGtgtacgtgtatgtgtatgcgtccgtgtgtgtgtgtgtgtgtgtgtgtgtgtgcgggctTGCACACCTGCACGTGCGTGGTTGGCTGGTGTGTCTATTCGTGTGTTGCGCGGCAGTGTAGACGCTGAGCACAGGAGAAGAGTAAGTGTGCGACAGCGAAGAGGAGTGGAGGAGGGTGAAGAAAGGCGAGGTAAGGCGAAGGCAGGTGTTCACACGTCAGGAGGAGAATCCAGAGGGCGTGCGTGAAGTGCATGCGTGATGCGTTGCGCTCAAGGCACTTcattctcttctctccctcaccttcccccctccccctcccctccatcgAGCCTCCCGCCTCATCCCAaatgtgcatgcgcgcacacgcgcatccTCTcttgtctgtctgtgtgtcgcTCCttccggcagcgccgcctcttgTCAAGTTATTCCTGCAAACCACAtaccccccctccctttctccatTACTTCACAAAACCCACGATCGCCTTCATATGCAGACTCGCGTACCTGggcgcgtgcttgcgtgtgtgcttatCCCCCATCATCACTTGCTCGCCAGCCGATCATGATCGGCGGGACATGCACCTCTTCGATGCCTGCGAAAGGCAGAAGAGAACCCGCTGAGCGATGCGCGCACCCGCTGACTCGCCGTCATCCTgtccctttctccctctgctgTGCATCtactcccccctccccctcccgccctcgcactgtctctctccccatACCTttcacgcgcgcacgcacacacacacacacacacagttgCCTTTCGCGCCACAGAAAACGCTCATGAAGAGAGCCACAACGCACACCGCATACTGATAAGAATCCAGAAGTAGCAGAGTCCAGTGTAGCTCCTCGCAGaacccttccctcccttcccatCCGCCCAAAGCCCccgttgttgttttgtttttgtgctTTCCACgtttcctcccttccctgTAATCCACTAAGAACGCTTCGCgttgtttgtttgcttgtcTTTCTCGCCCTCGCTTATTCGCTTGCTGCTCGCTGtcagcggcgcacgcacctGCCCACGCATTCGTAGTCACAGGCGCGTACATCTGCCACGTCACCAGCATGTCCAAGATCGCCCCGCAAACCCTGGTGGAGGCCATCCAGGCCGTCCTGAAGGTGGACAAGGAGCGCAAGTTCAAGGAGAGCGTCGATCTGCAGGTCAACCTGAAGAACTACGACCCCCAGAAAGACAAGCGTTTCTCTGGTTCCCTGAAGCTGCCGAATGTGTGCCGCCCGCGCATGACGGTGTGCCTGCTGTGCGACCTCGTGCACGAGGACATCGCCAAGAAGGAAGGTGTGCCGACCATGAACCAGGAGGATCTGAAGAAGCTCAACAAGAACAAGAAGCTGGTGAAGAAGATGTGCAACCAGTACGACGCCTTCCTGTGCTCTGAGTCGATCATCAAGACTGTGCCGCGTCTGGTGGGCCCGCACATGCACCGTATGGGCAAGTTCCCTACGGTGTGCTCGCCCAGCGAGTCGCTCACAGACAAGATCGTGGAGCTACGCTCGACTGTGAAGTTCCAGCTAAAGAAGGTGCTGTGCCTCGGCACCTGCGTCGGCCACATGGAGATgagcgaggagcagctccgccagaACGTCACGATGGCGATCAACTTCctcgtgtcgctgctgaagaaGAACTGGCAGAACCTGAAGTCGGCGTACATCAAGTCGACGATGGGCAAGCCGCAGCGCATCTATTAGGCAGGCCAGAGTCTGGGCGAGTCGCAGATGCTTCTCTTGTTGTTGAGGGTTTTCGGCGTCTTTGGCTTGTCCAGCACCCCCTTCGCATCAGCGcatggcgcggcgcgcgaACCGGATGTGAGCGAGCGTGTGCACATCTGTAcgcttttttcttgtcgGTGACGTCCCGTCtgtttctttgttgttttgtttttattgttgcggcggtgccggtgcgccgaGACGGGGATGCGCGTGCCTCTCTGGCGCCACGCAACGAGGGCGAAAAAGGTTTCCTTCGTTTAAAACCGAATTTACTCTCTAATAGGGCTCAAGGGAAGCGGATGcttgtctgtctgtctctctccgctGTCATCATCAGGGAGAGTTCGTCGAGGATGTCGCGGTCGTTGCTTCAGCCTTTCGTTTTCGCTTTTCGCTCGGCGTTGCTTGTTCGCCATGGTCCACAGTATTTGCCTTGCCGgcgcgcgtgggtgtgtaggcgcatgtgtgcgtgctgtgtcggctgcgacggcgcagccgcatcggcggaggcggcaatAACAACCAGCATTGAGGAGCGAAGCGAAACAACCGAAAGACGAGCATCACCGTCTCTATACTAGGAGAGTGCCTTAGATGGACCGAAACCCAAGAAGAATGAACGCACACcagcgcaggagagagagcgagcgagcgagcgaagGCCgggtggggcggcggcggcgagacgGTCACATCGATTGcatcctcccctcctcaccgcCTCGTCTTgcgtttctctctttccttctttttgttttcggcCCTTCTCTGCCACCTCCGTCCAACTCGTAACGGCTATGTTTTCTGTTACTTTCTTTTCaagtgtatgtgtgtgtgtgtgtgtaggtgtgtgtgcaggtgtgtgtaTCCTtggcgtatgtgtgtgcgttgatGTGCTTCTCAATACAGCGCCCTTTCCTCCGTTCTCGCCCCTCaacgctccctctctctcgtcttctCCAGTGCCACCATGCTTCCCCGTCCGCCGCTCCCCTTCTTATCTGCACCTCTCTCACTGCGTTCTCGTCGCGTTCTCGCATGAGTAGAAGAGATGGCCGTCATGTGTAGCTGCAGAGATGGGTGGggttcgtgtgtgcgcttttTCATGGGCGAAGAGGGACGTTGGCactgcgcggtggcggcgatgcgagGGAGAGGCGTGTGGTGCAGTCGAAAGGAGCGAAGCACGCACGGACATCTCGTGATCATATATGACGCTAGAGGAAACTCCAGCAAGCAACGGGAGCGCGAAACCAGCAGatcccccccctcctccttgtccCTGGCGAGCCAACCCTGAGCTTAAGGCAACCCACTCACTCTTTCGTTTTCGTACTTTTCTTGTTTCGTACACTTCCGCGCTACACCATGTATATCAGCGGAGATGGAGacgggaggagggcgaagcCCCACGGGCATTGACGTGCGTGCATCTATGTGCTGGGCACCATCCCTCTCGCTCTATGTGCTTGCCTCTCTATCTCTTGATCGCATCTGAGCAACGACGTCGATTCGAtcagagagggagcgggcGAAAACGCTAAGCAGGCAGACCAGGTCGAAGGGTGAGAGAGCGAGTCATCATATGGTGGCACGAATGTGCCATCAAATACGCGTGGATGGGTGGCTGTCTGTCGGggactcctcctcctccaagtGATCTTCCTGATATTGTGTGGTGCTGTCATTATTTCAAGTGATTTCGACATGAAAGCCCCTCAAAAAGTCGGATAGAGGCAGACAGAGATGCTTGCAAAACTCTGTCATCTCCTTGTGGCGGTCCGGATGCCGCTGTTCTGTTATCtccacgcgcgctgcagcacgcgtttcggacgcacacacgccgggCGAGGtggggcgggagagggagggttGAGGAATATGCGAACCACTCTCGCGTGCGACCGTGTCGCTGTCAAGAGTTCGACGCATCTGAATCGGTCTATGTAtagctctctctttctctacTCAGCGCATtcctccgtcttctctcGGCGTTATcacttctccctccctctacgCTTGATAAGCGCATATTTGCGTGTGGTGTCGCTTCTCATGCGCTCCATACTCCTCTTGCGTACactgttttccttttcttcggCGACGGAAAGGCAGTGGCATCTCTTCTTGTCGTCTGCATCGCTCCAAGCATGCTTTCGAACGTGTGCATTCCACTTGATGCCGCGCACCCATAGATCTCTGTTCATGTGCATGAGCAGCGAGaacgctgccaccgctgttACACTCTCCTTGTGTTacttgtttttcttcttaGATCAAGCCCCTGACTCTCCCTTGTCTGTGCTAGGCGTCAACCAGCGAAGCCTTCACAGCATCGTAtaccgctttttttttcgcttggTGCGTTGCGTCTAGCTCTGTGCTTCCTCTCTATCCACCTGCCTCCTTTCAGTCCTCCATCATCGCGGTGCTGCCACGCAGTCGCTTCCTCCTTATTGTCGTTCTGGTTCCCGCTGCTCCCACCGCCCTTGTCATTCCGGATGCGAGCCTACATCGATAGCATCTGCAACCGCAAACCACCTTCCAAGgcgccgcaggtgcggcCCACGAAgagtgcgctgctgctcctgtcTCACCAGGAAGCGAAGAGGCGACAACTCGGTGACTCTCAAGCGGACGGCTCCATTTCTGCTTTGAAGCGCCCGCATCAGCAACcgcgtgcggcagctgccaaGTGGCCCCTGAAAGCCGCTCCCTCGGTGAGGCCACCACCCCGCCCTCTTGCATGTCGCTCTCCGTCGCCACTGGCGCATGATGTGCTCGCTCGCACACCGGCCGCTTCctctgtggcggcggcggagtcACCGTGGCACCCCCTTTTTACCTCTGCTTCACAGTCGCCGGCGACgtcaccgcggcagcagcagcggccggcacgccgcgcatcggaagaggagagcgaaGCAGGTGTTACTCGAGAGGAATACTGGCCCATGTTGGCTCGCTCATTGGAGGCCGACAGGGAGACGCCCGTCGCAGTAGCGGCACACGGCGACCGCAGGTGGTACGACGAAACCGCGGAGGATGGCGAAGGCGGACACCGAAAAGCCGGCGTAACGCACGCCTCGGCAGCAGAGAGGGGTGGCTGTGCAAAGTCGTCGCCCACTCGTGTATGGCGGTCTGCATGGACTCCGTGGCATCCCCCGTCGCATAAAGTGCATCAGAATCTAGTTCGGAGCGACGCTGCTTCGCCGTTCCAGACTCATTTTCGCCTGCGGTATCCTTCGTCGTCATCTTGCACCTCTCCTGccccacacgcgcgctctgAGATGGAGCCGCCGCGTGCACCGCGTGCATCTGCAGCGCGTCCATCTATGACAAGCGGCACGCCTAGCAACAGCAATCTTGCGGCTCTTTCTCGCCACTGCCCCACCTCCCCGGCAAGGGCGGTCGATCTGAGCGAACCCCCTCGGTGGTGTCACCGGGTCTCGgcacctcagcagcagccgctggcaAGAGTGCACGAGAGGCGCGA
The window above is part of the Leishmania donovani BPK282A1 complete genome, chromosome 18 genome. Proteins encoded here:
- a CDS encoding ATP-dependent zinc metallopeptidase, putative, producing MSFTDAQSPEYQRGINDAERHRRATEENWIRPALGPIVWLGVPFLLAWMYMRRVSLGSPLGSGSASGSGNPFMSMMEQMMPIKKRQFRVDVKGTRFSDVVGIPEAKAEVRQYVDFLTEPNKFTRLGARLPKGCLLTGEPGTGKTLLAKAVAGEANVAFFSCNGADFIELIGGSGPKRVRELFEEARAAAPAIIFIDEIDAIGSRAGKQGGSVSSEENRTINQLLAELDGLSTSADPIVVLAATNFQDNIDKALLREGRFDRKIAIEMPDLSARRELFEHYLNRICTGDPNGRTKDEGGKELALDTSVSNKALADQLADLTPGLSPATVATVVNEAALQSGIAGKPLVQLPDLLEALDNTLMGRKHRNRQSDQSARRTAIHEAGHALTAWMLPVVQKVLKISVTPRGHAMGYTQRAGTEFHEYQTNATLFADMVVMLGGRAAEEVMLGDVSAGAMDDLQRATDVALKQMLAFGMSTHTGLLSYHPDYTQAGRDFTTFSNEAQYRAELEAQKLLAAAHSTAVDIVKRHKDKMEIMVKALLEKKELSTRDIEELWGPRPSTPTVEDIVHKVIEVTGSYAEITATVGPAAAAVATPSIAGVY